One Paenibacillus sp. FSL H7-0737 DNA segment encodes these proteins:
- a CDS encoding NAD-dependent epimerase/dehydratase family protein produces MNTIAVTGGGGKLGSQVIGMLQEQKYDVVSLDNHLSDRIHCKQIKVDLNDFGQVVGSLEGVDAIIHLAAIPAPIHYPHSYIYANNTVAGYHVLEAASLLGIRKVIMGSSESSYGFAWAPQPFSPHYFPVDEDHPQLPQECYGLSKVVNELTAEMFHRRNGMQVTSLRFSMITGPGDYRHLAIAKPETFKPILWSYIDIRDAVTACIAALQAELNGAIHLNITGDDTLSDRTTEELLKSFYSEVGDLRKTFQDREAIVSNTLAKKLLSWQPKYSWSNTEVE; encoded by the coding sequence ATGAACACTATTGCCGTTACTGGTGGTGGGGGCAAACTTGGCTCTCAAGTAATCGGGATGCTCCAAGAGCAGAAATATGATGTTGTGTCGTTAGATAATCATCTGTCTGATCGAATTCATTGCAAGCAGATTAAAGTCGATCTGAATGATTTCGGGCAAGTGGTGGGATCGCTTGAAGGCGTAGATGCTATCATACATTTAGCTGCAATACCTGCTCCGATTCATTATCCACATTCTTATATTTATGCGAACAATACAGTGGCTGGTTATCATGTACTGGAAGCGGCTTCTCTCTTGGGTATTCGTAAAGTGATAATGGGCTCAAGTGAGTCTTCCTACGGATTTGCTTGGGCTCCACAACCCTTTTCACCGCATTATTTTCCGGTAGACGAAGACCATCCACAGCTACCGCAAGAATGTTATGGACTCTCCAAAGTCGTCAACGAGCTGACTGCTGAAATGTTTCACCGGAGAAACGGTATGCAGGTGACATCCCTACGTTTCTCTATGATTACTGGTCCTGGAGATTATCGACATCTTGCGATAGCAAAACCGGAGACGTTCAAACCTATTTTATGGAGTTATATTGATATTCGGGATGCAGTGACAGCTTGTATTGCCGCTCTTCAAGCTGAACTTAATGGAGCCATCCACCTGAACATCACTGGAGATGATACATTAAGTGACCGAACAACAGAAGAACTGCTGAAGAGCTTTTACTCTGAAGTAGGAGACTTGCGTAAGACATTCCAAGATAGAGAGGCTATTGTCAGTAATACTCTGGCGAAAAAGCTCCTGTCTTGGCAACCTAAATACTCATGGTCAAATACAGAAGTAGAATAG
- a CDS encoding family 43 glycosylhydrolase, translating into MSNNNQDIIVESKKRTSLNPVITSIYTADPSAHVWSDGKIYIYASHDMDPARGCDLMDRYHVFSSQDMVNWVDEGEILSSDDVAWGRPEGGFMWAPDCAYKNGTYYFYYPHPSDSNWNDSWKIGVATSKKPASDFTNQGYIPGLGGFALIDPCVLVDEDDRAYMYYGGGSTCLGGELNEDMLSLKNGMTEMEGLEDFHEAAWVFKRNGLYYLTYADNLEDNNRMRYATSENPLGPWMYRGIFLEPTGCSTTHGSVVEFKDQWYLFYHNQAISGEGNLRSVCIDYLEFNEDGTIKPVIQTKEGVSSIGTAPEVSPNLKTYPAADCMVFGGAEIQSLESGQQVVNHLQIEGSYVLFNNVEGGEGGRASIELHYATSERLAKVNLYVNDKDYSLLNALSTGGAQQFSGRTNITVNVLPGAINTLRITGGHGEISIIQMTISPLVD; encoded by the coding sequence ATGTCTAACAACAATCAAGATATAATTGTCGAATCAAAAAAGAGAACATCTTTGAATCCTGTAATTACATCCATCTATACGGCTGACCCATCAGCTCATGTCTGGAGTGATGGTAAGATTTATATTTACGCTTCCCATGATATGGATCCAGCCAGAGGCTGTGATCTTATGGACAGATACCACGTGTTTTCCTCTCAAGATATGGTGAATTGGGTGGATGAAGGTGAAATTCTTAGTTCGGACGATGTCGCTTGGGGCAGACCTGAAGGCGGTTTCATGTGGGCTCCAGACTGTGCGTACAAAAATGGAACCTACTATTTCTATTATCCTCATCCGAGTGACTCGAATTGGAATGATTCGTGGAAAATTGGGGTAGCGACAAGCAAGAAGCCAGCAAGTGATTTTACCAATCAGGGATATATTCCAGGGCTTGGTGGATTCGCTTTGATCGATCCATGTGTGTTAGTGGACGAAGATGATCGCGCTTATATGTATTACGGCGGAGGGAGTACATGTCTTGGCGGGGAACTGAATGAAGATATGTTGTCTCTGAAGAACGGGATGACTGAAATGGAGGGACTAGAAGATTTCCATGAAGCAGCCTGGGTATTCAAAAGAAACGGTCTTTACTACCTTACCTATGCGGATAACTTAGAAGACAATAATCGAATGAGATACGCAACCAGTGAGAATCCGCTTGGTCCGTGGATGTACAGAGGAATCTTTCTAGAGCCGACAGGCTGTTCAACAACTCATGGTTCTGTGGTGGAGTTCAAAGACCAATGGTATTTGTTCTATCATAATCAGGCCATTTCTGGAGAAGGCAATCTGCGTAGCGTATGTATCGATTACCTAGAGTTCAACGAAGACGGTACGATCAAGCCGGTTATTCAGACAAAAGAGGGCGTCTCATCGATTGGAACTGCACCGGAAGTAAGTCCTAATCTTAAGACATATCCGGCTGCGGATTGTATGGTTTTTGGAGGAGCAGAAATACAGAGTCTAGAATCAGGTCAACAGGTGGTGAATCACTTACAAATAGAGGGTTCCTACGTTCTTTTCAATAATGTAGAGGGAGGAGAGGGCGGCAGAGCTTCCATTGAACTTCATTATGCTACGAGTGAACGTCTGGCAAAAGTGAATTTATACGTCAATGATAAGGATTACTCGCTCCTTAATGCCCTCTCCACTGGTGGAGCTCAACAATTTAGTGGCCGTACGAATATTACCGTC